The following is a genomic window from Bacteroidota bacterium.
TATCGCATCTATCTTCGATGCTTTACGCGCAGGTATGTATCCTGCGAGCGCGGTTGCGAGTAATCCGAACGCGTAAGCGAAAATGAAAAATACCGGCGATTGGTTGAAGCGAAGATGTTCTATGGAAATAAATCCGCGCACATCAAGCTTCAGACTTCCCACGATCCTTTGTATGGTGAATCCGAGAAGAAGGCCGAGTGCACCGCCGAGAATTCCGATCACGAGCGATTCGGTAAGAAATATTTTACGAATGTCCCTGTCTTTAAAACCGGTTGCTTTGAGAATGGCGATGTCGGGCATTTTTTCATAAATGATCATCATAAGAATATTGAAGATTCCGAAACCGGAGACGATAAGAATAGAAGAGATGACGAGGTACGTGATCAGGTTCTGAATTTTGAAAATGCCAAAAATATTTTCATTCGCCGATTTCCAGTCCTGCGCTTTGTAACCGTACTTGTCGTGATATTTTTTTGCGATCACTTCTGCTTTGTTGATGTCTTTCAATTTAATATTGAGATCAGTGATGTAGGATCCGTCAACACCAAGAAGTTTCTGCGCATTGCGGATGTTGATGTAAGCTCTCGAATTATCCAGGTCGGTAATTCCTGACTTGTGAATTCCAACCACACGCATCTCCAGTGAAATTCCCTGCGGGGAAATGATGAGCATGTTGTCTCCATTCTTGGCGCCGAGTTTCATGGCCAGCCCTTCGCCGAGAAT
Proteins encoded in this region:
- a CDS encoding ABC transporter permease; this encodes MNILKSPVFRIALTHLLSKKRQTIVAMLGVTFGIAMFIFQAGLMSGFQSTFIEETVNTTANVRIYNDVQKVRTSILETFHPGDHKWFLVHNQKPKDEDPKVKNGRQIMQLIEKDPEVSGVSPFIGTQALFRLGLAQASGRIAGVDIEKENAIFNVQKHMKEGDILDLETSPNGIILGEGLAMKLGAKNGDNMLIISPQGISLEMRVVGIHKSGITDLDNSRAYINIRNAQKLLGVDGSYITDLNIKLKDINKAEVIAKKYHDKYGYKAQDWKSANENIFGIFKIQNLITYLVISSILIVSGFGIFNILMMIIYEKMPDIAILKATGFKDRDIRKIFLTESLVIGILGGALGLLLGFTIQRIVGSLKLDVRGFISIEHLRFNQSPVFFIFAYAFGLLATALAGYIPARKASKIDAIDIIRSK